The genomic DNA GCGCCGTGGTGGAGTTCCCTGCCGCATTGGCCTGATCGCCCAGCGCCAGCGCGTCGATGCCGTTGGCGGTCGACAGGTTGCCGATGGCGGTGGCGTTATTGCCCAGCGCGCGGCTGTCCTCACCGATGGCAAGCGCCAGATCGCCGGTCGCCGTGGACTGGTGACCGAAGGCCTGCGCCTGCGCGCCGACGGCGTTCGACTGCCAGCCGATCGCGGTCGCCCCGGCCCCGTTGGCACTGCTTTCGCCGCCCAGCGCCGTGGTCGAATTGCCCAGTGCGCTGGCTGCCGCACCGATGGCGACGGCGTCGTTGCCATTGGCAACGGCACCCGTGCCATCGTCCACGACACCATTATTGTCGGCATCATTGTTGCCGCCGATGGCAATCGCGCTGATGCCCGTGGCCGAGGCGTCCTCGCCCACGGCGACCGATTGCGCACCGGCGGCCGTGGTCTGGTGACCCAGCGCGGTCGAGCGGTTGCCGATCGCCATGGCTTCCCAGCCGAAGGCGCTGTCGCCGGGGTTCTGGGCAAGGCTCTCTCCGCCGACGGCGGTCGTCGATGGTGCGATGGCCTGTGCCCCGGTGCCGGCATCGTCGCCGCCGATGGCAACCGCATCCTGACCAGAGGCCAGAGAGTCATTGCCGATGGCCACGGTGTTGTTGCCGGATGCGTTGGCGCCCGACCCGATGCCCACGGCATCGGTGCCGGTCGCGGCACCGCCGCCAGCCGGATAGGCCTGTGCTGAGGCCGCGTGAGACGTGCCGATGAGGATGATGGAGGCGACGGTCGTCAAAAGCGTCGCAGACGCGGTTGAACCACGGGAAAACATATTGGAAACCCTTTAAACATTACACAAATGTATAGTTAACCGCGCCGCACGACGGAGCAACGCGTGATTGACGCCGCGTCATCACGTTGTCGTCAGAACGCGCCAGGCCTACTTCAGCGGCCGGGTCTGCAAGGTGGACTCCGGCAGGACCTTGACCTCTCGCTGCGGGAACGGGATCGAGATGCCGTGTTCCGCAAAGGCATCCCAGAGCGCCAGATAGACGTTGCCGCGGATGTTCGTCAGGCCGCCGGTGGGGTCCGAAATCCAGAAGCGCAGGATGTAGTCGACGGAACTGTCGCCGAAGCCCACGATATGGCAGACGGCGGGCCGTTGTTGCAGAACGCGCGGCACGGCCATCGCGGCCTCGATCGCGATCTTGCGGACCGTGTGCGGGTTGTCGGCGTAGGCGGTGCCGAAGTAGATGTCGAGGCGCACGAAATCGTTGGAATGGGACCAGTTGACCACCTGACCGGTGATCAGATCCTCGTTCGGGATCAGGTATTCCTTGCCGTCACGGGTCGTGATGCTGACGTAGCGCGCGCCCAGCGAGTTGATCCAGCCGAAGGTATCGCCAAGGCTGATGACGTCGCCGGGCTTGATCGACTTGTCCAGCAGCAGGATCACGCCCGACACGAGGTTCGACACCACCTTTTGCAGACCGAAGCCAAGGCCGACGCCGATCGCGCCCGACAGCACCGCAAGGCCGGTCAGGTCGATGCCGATCGCCTTGAGCCCGATGAAGACCGCAAGGCCATAGAACAGCAGTTGCATGACCTTGACGGCCAGCACCTGCATGGACGGGCTGATATCCTCGTTCCCGGTGATCCGGTTGCGCACGGTCCGCGACAGGAACCGCGCGCCGACCCACAGCACGCCAAGGATCAGGATCGCCTGCACCACCAGCAGCGCCGAGATCCGCATGGTGCCGATGGAAAAGGCGATGTTGTCCAGCAGACGCTCGAACGCGTCGGTCAGGCCGAGGATACGCAGGGTGACCCAAATCCACGCCCCGTAGCGCACGGTCTTGCGCAGCAGGGGGTTGGCGATCAGCCGCGTGGTCAGCGCCACGATCAGCCAGGCAGTCGCAAGGTTCGCGATGATCGCAAGCTGATAGGTGCGGCTGTTCCATGTCACCTCTCGCATCGCGGCGATCACCAGCCAGATCAGCAGGACGAAGATGATACTGCGCAGCCGCTTGTGCAGCACGACCAGCCAGCGGATGCGCCACATCGGCCAGCCTTCGCGGGCGCGCATCCACGCGTGCAGGCGGGGGGCCAGCCCCATGCGCAGCACATGCGCCACAGCAAAGATCGCCAGCGCGATCAGCACCTGATACCCGACCCAGGGCCGCCAGAGCGTGCCGAGGACGTTGTCCGCCTGTGCCAGAAGGCTGTGCCACACACCGACGAGTGTGCCGAGCGGCGCGTCGGGCGTCGTGTCCAGCAGGTCTTCGTGCAATGCCATTCGGATTTATCCCCCGCGTCCCTGTCCGTTGTAGGATGCAATGCCCGCCAGCGGCAAGAAACCCCCGCGTGTGCGGCATGATCGCTGACCTGCTTTGCGCAAAGCGCGGCGGTGGTGGGCCTGACCGTTGCGACTCCGCTTGCGGGACAGGGCCTGTGGGTATATCTGACTGGCCATGAAACCGGTATTCGACATGGACGATCGCGCACGGCTGCCTTGGCGGTTCTTTGGCGCGACGCGTACGATCCTCGCCCATCTATGATGCGCGCGGGCGCAGCTGCGCCCTGTTTCCGCCTGCCCCACACACATTATTCATGGGAGAGGACCTATGTCCCCCAAGACGCTTTACGATAAAATCTGGGATGCCCACGTCGCCGACGAGGCCGAGGACGGCACCTGCCTTTTGTATATCGACCGTCATCTGGTCCACGAAGTGACCAGCCCGCAGGCCTTTGAAGGTCTGCGCATGGCCGGTCGCACGGTCCATGCGCCGGACAAGACCATCGCCGTGCCGGACCACAACGTGCCGACGACGCTGGACCGCGCCAATGCCGCGACGATGACCGAGGACAGCCGTATCCAGGTCGAGGCGCTGGATACCAACGCCAAGGAATTCGGCATCCACTATTACCCCGTGTCCGACGTCCGTCAGGGCATCGTCCACATCGTCGGCCCCGAACAGGGCTGGACCCTGCCCGGCATGACCGTCGTGTGCGGCGACTCGCATACCGCAACGCACGGTGCCTTCGGCGCGCTAGCCCACGGCATCGGCACGAGCGAGGTCGAGCATGTCCTTGCCACCCAGACGCTGATCCAGCGCAAGGGCAAGAACATGAAGGTCGAGATCACCGGCAAGCTGAAGCCCGGTGTGACCGCCAAGGACATCACCATGTCCGTCATCGGCAAGACCGGCACTGCCGGCGGCACCGGCTATGTCATCGAATATTGTGGCGAAGCGATCCGCGACCTGTCGATGGAAGGCCGCATGACCGTCTGCAACATGGCGATCGAAGGCGGCGCCCGCGCCGGTCTGATCGCGCCTGACCAGAAGACCTTCGACTACTGCAAGGGCCGTCCCCACGCACCGAAAGGCGCCCAGTGGGAAGCGGCGATGAACTGGTGGAAGACGCTTTATTCCGACGACGACGCCCATTGGGACAAGGTCGTGACGCTGAA from Loktanella sp. M215 includes the following:
- the leuC gene encoding 3-isopropylmalate dehydratase large subunit, with amino-acid sequence MSPKTLYDKIWDAHVADEAEDGTCLLYIDRHLVHEVTSPQAFEGLRMAGRTVHAPDKTIAVPDHNVPTTLDRANAATMTEDSRIQVEALDTNAKEFGIHYYPVSDVRQGIVHIVGPEQGWTLPGMTVVCGDSHTATHGAFGALAHGIGTSEVEHVLATQTLIQRKGKNMKVEITGKLKPGVTAKDITMSVIGKTGTAGGTGYVIEYCGEAIRDLSMEGRMTVCNMAIEGGARAGLIAPDQKTFDYCKGRPHAPKGAQWEAAMNWWKTLYSDDDAHWDKVVTLKGEDIAPSVTWGTSPEDVLPITATVPAASDFTGGKVDAAQRSLDYMGLSAGMKLSDIKIDTVFIGSCTNGRIEDLRAAAAILKGKKITVTRAMVVPGSGLVRAQAEEEGLAQIFIDAGFEWRMAGCSMCLAMNPDQLAPGERCAATSNRNFEGRQGRGGRTHLMSPAMAAAAAITGHLTDVREMM
- a CDS encoding mechanosensitive ion channel family protein, yielding MALHEDLLDTTPDAPLGTLVGVWHSLLAQADNVLGTLWRPWVGYQVLIALAIFAVAHVLRMGLAPRLHAWMRAREGWPMWRIRWLVVLHKRLRSIIFVLLIWLVIAAMREVTWNSRTYQLAIIANLATAWLIVALTTRLIANPLLRKTVRYGAWIWVTLRILGLTDAFERLLDNIAFSIGTMRISALLVVQAILILGVLWVGARFLSRTVRNRITGNEDISPSMQVLAVKVMQLLFYGLAVFIGLKAIGIDLTGLAVLSGAIGVGLGFGLQKVVSNLVSGVILLLDKSIKPGDVISLGDTFGWINSLGARYVSITTRDGKEYLIPNEDLITGQVVNWSHSNDFVRLDIYFGTAYADNPHTVRKIAIEAAMAVPRVLQQRPAVCHIVGFGDSSVDYILRFWISDPTGGLTNIRGNVYLALWDAFAEHGISIPFPQREVKVLPESTLQTRPLK